In Seonamhaeicola sp. S2-3, the genomic window ATAAGAATTCATAAAAAAATAGCTTAATGTTAGGTAGCTAACATTTTTTTAGAACATCACAATTTAACTTTGAAGTATTAATAACTTTAAAAAAAATGTGATGATCAGAAAAGTAATTTTAGCAGTTTTAAGTATTGGTATTTTAATTGTTTCTTGTAGTGATGATGATAACCCAATGAAAACATCTAGGTTAACCCTAAACCTTGAAGGATTAGAAGCTTTAGGAGCAGATTTTGTTTATGAGGGATGGATAATTGTTGATGGTAATCCTGTATCTACAGGAACATTTTCTTCGGTTGATTTTCCGCAAACATTTAATGTAGATAAATCTCAGTTAAATGAGGCAACAACATTTGTGCTTTCAATTGAACCCGCAGTAGATTCAGATCCAGCTCCAGCAGCAACAAAGATTTTAGCTGGCGATTTTAATGGAGATGAAGCTAATGTTACTTCTAACGGAATTGTAGGAGATTTTACTGCTTCCTCAGGAAAATATATTTTGGCAACACCAACAGATACAGACGACACAAACGAAGAAAGTGGTGTTTGGTTTTTAGATAACTCTAGTGGTTCTGCAGTTGCAGGTTTAAATTTACCAACACTTACAGATGGTTGGAAATATGAAGGGTGGGTTGTTTTTGATGGAACACCAATTACAACAGGAACCTTTACAGCAGTTAATACAGCTGATGATAATGCAGCAACATCAATGTTTAAAGGAGATGCAGGTAACGGACCCGCTTATCCAGGAGAAGATTTTTTACAAAATCCTCCTGCAGGTTTAACGTTTCCAACAGATTTAAAAGGAAAAACAGTAGTTATTTCTGTTGAACCAGACCCAGATAATAGTACAGCACCATTTACTTTAAAGCCTTTAGCCCATATGGTACCTGCAGATGCTATGAACCATACAGCTATTATGATGGAAGATGGTCCCGTAAAAAGTTTATCAGGAATGGTTAGCAGATAATGCAAGTTGCTATCTAGAATGATAAATTGTTTTGTAGATTTGAAGCATGGTGTTAAAACCATGCTTTTTTATTAAATAAATTCTAAAAAGGTTGTATAAATAACCTTAAGCTTTATAATTTTATAAACAGAAATCTAATCATTATGAAATTCAGAAAAATAAAGTTTAAAGACATCATTTTTTTAGTGGTTCTAGCTATTTTAATAATACCGCAAACAAGAAAGCCTATTCAAGTTTTTTTAAATAAAGGATTAGCACTTATAAGTCCTTCGGTTTTAGCAGAAGAGAAGCAAAAAGAAATCACATCTTATAATTGGCAATTAAAAGATAATCAAGGTAATACATTCAATTTTAATGAAACTAAAGGAAAAGTAGTTTTAATAAATTTTTGGGCTACTTGGTGCCCACCTTGTATTGCAGAAATGCCTAGTTTACAAAAATTGTATAACGACTATAATGATAAAATTGAGTTTCTGTTTGTTACAGACGATTGGTTTAAAGAAACAAACGCTTTTTTAGAAAAACACAATTATACTTTTAAAGTTTATAGACCAGCTTCTAATAATGGAATTTTTAAGGTAAATAGCATTCCTAGAACATTTTTAATAGATAAAAACGGAAAAATTATTATAGACGAAACAGGTGCAGCTAATTGGAATAGTGATGCTATTAGAAAGACAATAGATGAATTAATTCAACAATAAAAAAACAAAACATTGAAAATAGTAGTTTTAGATGGGTACACATTAAACCCAGGAGATTTAAATTGGGATGATATAGCTAAACACGGTAGTTTAACCGTATATGATAGAACCCCATATAACAATAAGGCTATTATACAAGCTATAGGCGAAGCAGAAATTGTTTACACTAATAAAACCCCATTACCAAAAGAAGTTCTAGAACATGTGCCAAATGTTAAATTTATAGGTGTTTTAGCAACAGGTTATAATGTGGTTGATGTTGAAGTAGCAAAATCTAAAGGTATTTTGGTTACTAATGTACCTGCATATAGCACACAATCTGTAGCACAATTTACTATGGCTTTACTGTTAGAGATGTGTCATAATATAGGAAACCACAATGCAGCGGTACAAAATGGAGATTGGGTAAAGTCTAAAGATTTTTGTTTTTGGAACTCACCATTAATTGAATTAGAAGGAAAAACTTTAGGAATTATTGGTTTTGGACAAATAGGACAAGCGGTAGCCAAAGTAGCGCAAGCTTTTGGACTGAAAATTTTAGTAAACTCAAGAACTGTAAAACCAGAATTTGAAAGTGATACTTTAAAGTTTGTTGATGTAGATGCGCTTTTTAAAAATTCAGATATAATTAGTTTACACTGTCCGCTTTTTGAAAGCACCAAAGGCATCATTAATTCAAACAATATTGAAAAAATGAAAGATGGTGTTAAAATCATTAATACAGCTAGGGGAGGACTAGTTGTAGAAAAAGATTTGGTAAAAGCACTTCATTCAGGTAAAGTTTCAGGGGCTGCATTAGATGTTGTTTCGGCAGAACCTATGTCAAAAGATAATCCATTGTTAAAAGCTAAAAATTGTATTATTACTCCACATATTGCTTGGGCTCCAAAAGAGGCTAGAACAAGGTTAATGAATATTACAATTAATAATTTAGAAGCTTACTTAAGAGGTAATCCTGCTAACATAGTTAGTAATTAAGATTTCAATTTATTAAAGCTTTGTGTTAAAACTAAATTTAATAAGATAAGAGAAAAAGCATAAACACTATCTTCAATAGGAATTGTAAATAGTCTTAAGTTTAAGTTTTCGGCATTATTATACCAAACTACTTCGTTTTCTATAAAACTTCCGGTAAGAATGCCATTCACAATAAAAAAGGGAATTAGCATTACTAAAAAGGTTAAATAAAACGTACTTAAAAGGTTAAGTTGCTTTTTTATTGAAATATAAATTAGAACAGAGGCAACTAAAAAGTTTATTAAAGTATACCATTTACTATAATTAAAAATGGCAATAATTAAAAAGCATGCTATTAAAAAATAGCTAATAGTTTTAGTTGCAGCAATGGGGAGTTTTACATTAGGAAAATAATATAAAAGGGCATAATGAGTAAATACACAAGCATAAGGAATACAAATAAAAAATAGCCATTCTTCAATTGGGAGGTTAAAAAGTTTAATACCTAAAAAATAGGTGTTGTTAAATCCCCAAAAACCTTCCGAAGTAAAAATAATATCCCAAGGAATAAAAATGAGCATAGATAAAAAAATGCTTATAAAGAGGGGTTTCCAAAGTTTATAGAATTTTAGTTTAGGGTGAAAACTAAATAAAAATGGAATACTTAAAGACCCTAAATTTAAAAGTAGGTATAAGTAATTCATTTATATTTTTTAAAATATTTAAAAGGAACCATGAGCATGCCAAAACACTCACCATCTTCTTTTCCTAGATGTTTATGATGCATTTTGTGTGCTCTTCTAACACCTTTAGCATACCAGTTATTAGCATTTCTAAATAATTTAAAGCGTTGATGAATAAAGATGTCATGCACAATAAAATAAGCTAAACCGTAAGCAAATATACCAATGCCAATAGGTAATCCAATCCACAGAATATTATATTTCCAAAGCAAAAAGAAACCAATGCTAACTACAGCATAAAATATAAAAAAGAAGTCGTTGCGTTCAAACCAGCTATCGTGGTCTTTATTATGATGGTCTTTGTGTAAGCTCCATAAAAAACCATGCATAACATATTTATGGGTAAACCACGCCATAAATTCCATAAAGCAAAAAGTGCTTAAAAAAACTAATATCCAAAGTACAATTTTCATAACCCTTAAGTTACAATAAATTTAACTGATATTTTACATAACTACGCATTAAGAGCTCTATTTTTTTAGGGTTAGAAACTCTAATTCTTGTGTTTTTAATGTGCAATGCAGGTGTGTTTTTTAATTTTTTTAGCAACTGCCTGTAGTATCTATAAGCCATAAAAACGCCAAATTTAGCTTCTAATGGTAATTTTTTAATACCATTTAATCCTTTGCTAAAATCAGCTTCAATATCATTAATGATTTCTTGTTTAGAAGCTTCGTTTAAATTATTAAGATCTGTGTTTGGAAAGTAGCTTCTGTTCAATTGATCATGATCTGCTTTTAAATCTCTTAAGAAGTTAACTTTTTGAAAAGCAGAGCCTAATGCCATTGCAGAATTTTTTAAACTTTCATATTTATAATTATCACCTTTAACAAAAACTTTTAAGCACATTAAACCTACAACATCAGCAGATCCATAAATGTATTCTTTAAATTCTTCGGTTGTTAAATAGTTCTTTTTGTGTAAATCCATTCGCATACTTTTCATAAAGGCATCAACTAAATGCTTATCTATATTGTATTTATAATAAGTGTGTTGAAATGCATTAAGAATTGGATTTAAACTTATTTTTTCATTAAGACTAGATTCTAAATCATTAGTCAATTCCTTGAATAACTCTTCTTTATTGAAATCATGAAAAGAATCAACAATTTCATCAGCTAACCTAACAAAACCATAGATGTTGTAAATATCACTTCTTATTGAGTTTGATAGCATTTTTGTAGCTAAAGAGAAAGATGTGCTGTAGGTTTTGGTAACAATTTTACTGCAACTGTAGGACACGGTATCAAATAATTGTTTCATAGTTAATGGTGTTTGGTTATTAATTCTGATACTAGCTTACCTGATATTAACGATGGTGGAACACCTGGTCCTGGTACAGTTAATTGCCCGGTAAAATATAAGTTTTTAACTTTTTTACTTTTTAATTTTGGTCTTAAAAAAGCTGTTTGTGTTAGCGTGTTTGCCATACCGTAGGCATTACCTTTATAAGAGTTGTAATCTTTTATAAAATCATTAACACAATAAGACCTTTTAAAAACAATATTATTAGATACCTTTTGATTGGTAAGGTCTTCTAATCTACTAATTATTTTTTTAAAATACCTTTCTCTTAGCTCTTTAGTGTCATTTAAACCCGGAGCAAGTGGAATTAAAAAAATGCCAGCTTCATGATTTTCTGGTGCAGTACTGCTGTCTGTTACGCTCGGGAAACTAGCGTAAAACAATGGTTTTTCTGGCCATTTTGGGTCATCATATATAGTTGTGGCATGTACATCAAAATCTACATCAAAGAATAATGTATGATGATTTACATTTTTAATTTTTTTATCAAAACCTACGTAAAAAAGTAGGGCAGAAGGAGCAAATGTTTTTTTATTCCAGTAATTTTCAGAGTATTGTCTGTAAGTTTTATCTAGAAGTGTTTCTGTGTGCCAATAATCTGCTCCACTAAGAACAATGTCT contains:
- a CDS encoding lycopene cyclase domain-containing protein, giving the protein MNYLYLLLNLGSLSIPFLFSFHPKLKFYKLWKPLFISIFLSMLIFIPWDIIFTSEGFWGFNNTYFLGIKLFNLPIEEWLFFICIPYACVFTHYALLYYFPNVKLPIAATKTISYFLIACFLIIAIFNYSKWYTLINFLVASVLIYISIKKQLNLLSTFYLTFLVMLIPFFIVNGILTGSFIENEVVWYNNAENLNLRLFTIPIEDSVYAFSLILLNLVLTQSFNKLKS
- a CDS encoding D-2-hydroxyacid dehydrogenase, producing the protein MKIVVLDGYTLNPGDLNWDDIAKHGSLTVYDRTPYNNKAIIQAIGEAEIVYTNKTPLPKEVLEHVPNVKFIGVLATGYNVVDVEVAKSKGILVTNVPAYSTQSVAQFTMALLLEMCHNIGNHNAAVQNGDWVKSKDFCFWNSPLIELEGKTLGIIGFGQIGQAVAKVAQAFGLKILVNSRTVKPEFESDTLKFVDVDALFKNSDIISLHCPLFESTKGIINSNNIEKMKDGVKIINTARGGLVVEKDLVKALHSGKVSGAALDVVSAEPMSKDNPLLKAKNCIITPHIAWAPKEARTRLMNITINNLEAYLRGNPANIVSN
- a CDS encoding phytoene/squalene synthase family protein gives rise to the protein MKQLFDTVSYSCSKIVTKTYSTSFSLATKMLSNSIRSDIYNIYGFVRLADEIVDSFHDFNKEELFKELTNDLESSLNEKISLNPILNAFQHTYYKYNIDKHLVDAFMKSMRMDLHKKNYLTTEEFKEYIYGSADVVGLMCLKVFVKGDNYKYESLKNSAMALGSAFQKVNFLRDLKADHDQLNRSYFPNTDLNNLNEASKQEIINDIEADFSKGLNGIKKLPLEAKFGVFMAYRYYRQLLKKLKNTPALHIKNTRIRVSNPKKIELLMRSYVKYQLNLL
- a CDS encoding TlpA disulfide reductase family protein; its protein translation is MKFRKIKFKDIIFLVVLAILIIPQTRKPIQVFLNKGLALISPSVLAEEKQKEITSYNWQLKDNQGNTFNFNETKGKVVLINFWATWCPPCIAEMPSLQKLYNDYNDKIEFLFVTDDWFKETNAFLEKHNYTFKVYRPASNNGIFKVNSIPRTFLIDKNGKIIIDETGAANWNSDAIRKTIDELIQQ
- a CDS encoding sterol desaturase family protein, whose translation is MKIVLWILVFLSTFCFMEFMAWFTHKYVMHGFLWSLHKDHHNKDHDSWFERNDFFFIFYAVVSIGFFLLWKYNILWIGLPIGIGIFAYGLAYFIVHDIFIHQRFKLFRNANNWYAKGVRRAHKMHHKHLGKEDGECFGMLMVPFKYFKKYK
- a CDS encoding anti-sigma factor, which codes for MIRKVILAVLSIGILIVSCSDDDNPMKTSRLTLNLEGLEALGADFVYEGWIIVDGNPVSTGTFSSVDFPQTFNVDKSQLNEATTFVLSIEPAVDSDPAPAATKILAGDFNGDEANVTSNGIVGDFTASSGKYILATPTDTDDTNEESGVWFLDNSSGSAVAGLNLPTLTDGWKYEGWVVFDGTPITTGTFTAVNTADDNAATSMFKGDAGNGPAYPGEDFLQNPPAGLTFPTDLKGKTVVISVEPDPDNSTAPFTLKPLAHMVPADAMNHTAIMMEDGPVKSLSGMVSR